Proteins from a genomic interval of Papaver somniferum cultivar HN1 chromosome 4, ASM357369v1, whole genome shotgun sequence:
- the LOC113272038 gene encoding F-box/kelch-repeat protein At3g23880-like has product MFGRSRYDQRKNPIIISVDYKSISLSAVSEVKVVLMDYPFEERYTKAIAPLGSCNGLICLGVSSYGNSIDQENRICVWNPTTGEFTNIELALRCESNYFYRYGFGYDSNTDDYKLVTISGYENFPGKKIEVYTLGSKCWRTLQSTDPYIFLGSRSWKAMESREPYIFSGHLHESPNGVLINGVLHWSGAMVTTEGTSTKLIVCFDINQDRIMDVPFPEETMQPLESLKVYREVGIFRDCLRVVFSIIGTRTDIWVMQARLWIRRILD; this is encoded by the coding sequence ATGTTTGGTCGTTCTCGGTATGATCAACGTAAGAACCCTATAATTATTTCCGTGGATTACAAATCAATTTCATTATCAGCTGTATCAGAAGTGAAAGTTGTTTTAATGGATTACCCATTTGAAGAAAGATATACTAAGGCCATTGCACCTCTTGGATCTTGTAATGGATTGATTTGTTTGGGTGTTTCTAGTTATGGAAACAGTATTGATCAGGAAAATCGGATTTGTGTTTGGAACCCAACAACGGGTGAATTTACGAATATCGAATTGGCACTTCGGTGTGAATCAAACTACTTTTATAGATATGGGTTTGGCTATGATAGCAACACCGATGATTACAAGTTAGTGACAATTTCGGGTTATGAAAATTTTCCGGGCAAAAAAATTGAAGTTTATACGTTAGGTTCCAAGTGTTGGAGAACTCTGCAAAGCACAGACCCTTACATATTTTTAGGATCAAGGTCCTGGAAAGCTATGGAAAGCAGAGAGCCTTACATATTTTCTGGTCATTTGCACGAAAGTCCTAATGGGGTGCTTATTAATGGTGTTCTCCACTGGTCAGGTGCTATGGTAACCACTGAAGGAACATCTACTAAACTTATAGTTTGTTTCGATATTAACCAAGACAGAATCATGGATGTTCCCTTTCCGGAAGAAACTATGCAACCTCTGGAAAGTTTGAAAGTGTATAGAGAAGTGGGGATCTTTCGAGACTGCCTACGTGTAGTGTTTTCTATTATTGGTACCCGAACGGATATATGGGTGATGCAAGCAAGATTATGGATTAGGAGAATCTTGGACTAA